A genomic segment from Microcoleus sp. bin38.metabat.b11b12b14.051 encodes:
- a CDS encoding PAS domain-containing protein codes for MQEVINSLQSFFSDSVDAFLECDRQRKYIYINPVAASWMGLEPPEILNKTHQELLKLYPNKTSLKNIISQIDSCLQQVFITGEKKLAIHEVTAADGGIKIYETAYTPAVDASTNQMRVLGVGRDITRHYRWQQQKTQQLRRSNHLLWLNAANSPLAMVGWDEEFRIVQWSKRAEEIFGWTSDDMLGKQFGDLALVCQEDREAISAIELELASGNGNTSINQNKTKSGQIIWCRWFNSIIRSGDTFTVLSLVEDITDRKRLEAEKAQASRLTAMVADVGIALTKHPQDILLPCCEAMVQNLDVASAEIWTFNSQYNVCQLQATSGIYRRTDDVAKFIQNKVNWIALHQKPLFDCGFELNNLGLEEKVSGEATVHSSQLAIIDSSHNQENCYIPNQILTFAGYPLIVEERLVGVMVIVSHQSLTTPFEETLASVADVIALGIERKRAEAELKSARGFLNSVVENLPVGVFAKDASSLKFVLWNKAGETIAGVTSQEAIGKNDYDIYSKEQADVFTAQDREILTAHHNQSIVKEIAEEPIQTRHKGMRILHTRKVPILDAAGHPQYVLGITEDITERRQVDESVRLYDQIVENMQIGLYVYHLENIDDDTSLRAIASNPAATKFTGLEMADVLGMTIDEIFPNSRSKNIPQAFAEVIRSQKAVEVEDIDCDEEGKITRAFSIKAFPLPNNSVGVAFENITVSKCLEAELQVALAQTESSEQLLRTVIDKTSDWIFAKNKDFRYILANKSLAQAIGKTVQEILGKTDVELGFSQDLIFGNSAKNIRGFRNDDSAVLAGEIIHNPCDAATVADGSVHILDTQKLPLRDAEGNIFAVLAFTHDITERHESEAALRKSAARYRSLVANIPGVVYRWNCDFSTTFISDAVYLLAGYHAAEFISSSDRGDRTFASIIYPEDLAKVEATIRQGIESKQSYNLEYRLLAADGTVKWVWDKGSPVFEADGSVSCLDGVILDISDRYYAQEALRQKTSELESVFLALPDLYFRLDADGIILDYLSGNSADLYVNSDYFLGKRITDILPPTAASQFEQALLEVAENRTPVNLEYSLTMPSGEETYEARLLPFNSSQAIAIARNITKRKQAESQLKHKNRELEQTLKKLGTTQAQLIQAEKMSSLGQLVAGIAHEINNPVSFIYGNIIHANEYAKNLLQLCSLYQDHYPEPVSEIADFAEQIEIEFMKDDFPHLLNSIQTGADRIRAIVLSLRNFSRLEESDIKRVDIHEGIDSALLILQHKFKENSGRNRQIEIVKEYGILPPVQCYVGQLNQVFMNILNNAIDALADVRNRKLELASVTDGEGQNFPSLPLACDVLPSIRIRTTILENNRVAIAISDNGPGMAESVKSRIFDPFFTTKPVGKGTGLGLSISYQIVVERHRGALRCISAPGGGTEFAIEIPIRQR; via the coding sequence ATGCAGGAAGTTATCAACTCGTTACAGTCTTTTTTCTCTGACTCTGTTGATGCTTTCCTAGAGTGCGATCGACAGCGAAAGTACATATACATCAATCCTGTTGCTGCTAGCTGGATGGGATTGGAGCCACCTGAAATACTCAACAAAACTCATCAGGAATTATTGAAATTATATCCCAATAAGACCTCTCTCAAAAATATCATATCGCAAATTGATTCCTGCCTCCAACAAGTATTTATCACAGGGGAAAAAAAGCTGGCAATTCACGAGGTGACGGCGGCAGATGGCGGGATTAAAATCTACGAAACGGCTTACACGCCAGCGGTGGATGCCTCTACCAACCAGATGCGCGTTTTGGGCGTCGGGAGAGATATCACCAGGCACTACCGCTGGCAGCAGCAGAAAACTCAACAGTTGCGCCGATCGAATCATTTACTGTGGTTGAATGCAGCTAACAGTCCCCTGGCAATGGTAGGCTGGGATGAAGAGTTTCGGATCGTTCAGTGGTCGAAACGCGCTGAAGAAATCTTTGGCTGGACATCGGATGATATGCTGGGTAAGCAGTTCGGCGATTTAGCTTTGGTTTGCCAGGAGGATAGAGAGGCTATAAGTGCGATCGAACTAGAACTAGCCTCCGGCAACGGCAATACTTCAATCAATCAAAATAAAACTAAAAGCGGACAGATAATTTGGTGTCGCTGGTTCAACTCGATTATTCGCAGCGGCGACACTTTTACCGTACTTTCCTTGGTGGAAGATATCACCGATCGCAAACGGTTGGAAGCCGAAAAAGCCCAAGCTTCTCGCCTCACAGCAATGGTGGCAGATGTTGGTATTGCCCTCACCAAACACCCTCAAGATATCCTGCTTCCTTGTTGCGAGGCAATGGTACAAAATCTCGATGTCGCCTCTGCTGAAATTTGGACTTTTAACTCTCAATACAATGTTTGCCAGTTGCAAGCAACCTCGGGAATCTACAGGCGCACAGACGATGTAGCTAAATTCATTCAAAATAAGGTTAACTGGATCGCCCTACACCAAAAACCACTATTTGACTGCGGATTTGAACTAAATAATTTAGGGCTAGAGGAGAAAGTCTCTGGAGAAGCCACGGTACACAGTTCGCAATTAGCAATTATAGACAGCAGTCACAATCAGGAAAATTGCTACATCCCCAACCAAATTCTTACCTTCGCCGGCTACCCTTTAATTGTCGAAGAAAGGCTAGTGGGAGTCATGGTAATTGTCAGCCACCAGTCGCTGACAACACCCTTTGAGGAAACTTTAGCATCCGTTGCCGATGTCATCGCTTTAGGCATCGAACGCAAGCGCGCAGAAGCTGAATTAAAATCAGCTAGGGGCTTCCTCAATTCGGTAGTAGAAAATCTGCCGGTGGGAGTTTTTGCTAAAGATGCTTCTTCCCTAAAATTCGTGCTGTGGAATAAGGCGGGGGAAACGATCGCAGGTGTGACATCTCAAGAGGCGATCGGCAAAAATGACTATGATATTTACTCCAAAGAACAAGCTGATGTTTTCACCGCTCAAGATAGGGAAATATTGACCGCTCATCACAACCAATCTATTGTTAAAGAAATAGCCGAAGAACCGATCCAAACTCGCCACAAAGGTATGAGAATACTGCACACCCGCAAAGTGCCAATTCTTGACGCCGCCGGGCATCCTCAGTACGTTTTGGGGATTACTGAAGATATTACCGAACGCAGACAGGTAGACGAAAGCGTGCGCCTCTACGACCAAATTGTCGAAAATATGCAAATTGGTTTGTACGTCTACCATTTGGAAAATATAGACGATGATACCAGCTTGAGGGCGATCGCCTCAAATCCCGCCGCTACCAAGTTTACCGGGCTAGAAATGGCCGACGTTTTGGGCATGACAATCGACGAAATTTTCCCAAATTCGCGATCGAAAAACATTCCCCAAGCATTTGCTGAGGTAATTCGCAGCCAAAAAGCCGTAGAAGTTGAAGATATTGACTGCGACGAAGAGGGGAAAATAACTCGCGCTTTTTCTATTAAAGCTTTTCCCTTACCCAACAACAGCGTCGGCGTTGCATTTGAAAACATTACAGTGAGTAAGTGCCTAGAAGCAGAATTGCAAGTAGCTTTAGCACAAACCGAAAGTTCCGAACAACTGCTGCGCACGGTAATCGACAAAACTAGCGACTGGATTTTTGCCAAAAACAAAGATTTTCGCTATATTTTGGCAAACAAGAGTTTAGCACAAGCGATCGGCAAAACAGTCCAAGAAATTCTTGGTAAAACAGATGTAGAATTAGGATTTTCACAAGATCTCATATTTGGGAATTCCGCCAAGAATATCCGAGGATTCCGCAACGATGACTCTGCTGTACTTGCTGGGGAAATCATCCACAATCCCTGCGATGCGGCAACAGTTGCTGACGGTTCAGTACATATTTTAGACACCCAAAAACTTCCCCTGCGCGATGCTGAAGGCAATATATTTGCAGTGCTAGCTTTCACTCATGATATTACAGAACGCCATGAATCGGAAGCAGCTTTGCGCAAAAGCGCCGCCAGATATCGCTCTTTGGTAGCTAATATTCCCGGAGTGGTTTATCGCTGGAATTGCGATTTTTCGACAACTTTTATTAGCGATGCCGTTTACTTACTAGCTGGCTACCATGCTGCGGAGTTTATTTCGTCTTCGGATAGGGGAGACAGGACTTTTGCTAGCATTATTTACCCGGAAGATTTGGCAAAAGTAGAAGCAACAATTCGGCAAGGAATAGAAAGCAAACAGTCTTATAACTTGGAATACCGCTTGCTAGCAGCAGACGGCACGGTTAAATGGGTGTGGGATAAAGGTTCTCCCGTGTTCGAGGCAGATGGGAGCGTTTCCTGTTTAGACGGGGTAATTTTGGATATTAGCGATCGCTACTACGCCCAAGAAGCATTGCGCCAAAAAACTTCGGAGTTGGAATCTGTTTTTCTGGCATTGCCCGATTTGTATTTCCGCCTCGATGCTGACGGCATTATTTTGGATTACTTGTCAGGAAATTCAGCCGATTTGTACGTCAACTCCGACTATTTTCTTGGCAAACGAATCACCGATATATTGCCACCAACCGCTGCTAGCCAGTTCGAGCAGGCTCTTCTTGAAGTTGCTGAAAACAGAACTCCAGTTAATCTAGAGTATTCACTAACCATGCCGTCTGGAGAAGAAACCTATGAGGCGAGATTGCTGCCTTTTAACTCTAGTCAGGCGATCGCCATCGCCCGCAATATTACCAAGCGCAAACAAGCAGAATCTCAATTAAAACATAAAAATCGCGAGCTAGAGCAAACATTAAAAAAATTAGGCACGACTCAAGCCCAACTAATTCAAGCCGAAAAAATGTCGAGTTTGGGGCAATTAGTAGCAGGAATTGCTCACGAAATTAACAATCCTGTCAGTTTTATCTACGGCAATATCATTCACGCTAACGAGTATGCCAAAAATTTGCTGCAACTATGCAGTTTGTATCAAGATCATTACCCGGAACCTGTTTCTGAAATCGCGGATTTTGCCGAGCAAATAGAAATTGAATTCATGAAAGATGATTTCCCACACCTGCTAAATTCGATTCAAACCGGAGCAGACAGAATTCGCGCAATAGTTCTGTCTTTGCGTAATTTTTCGCGTCTGGAAGAATCAGATATTAAGCGTGTTGATATTCACGAAGGAATTGACAGTGCTCTGTTAATTCTGCAACACAAATTTAAAGAAAATAGTGGCAGAAATCGGCAGATTGAAATAGTTAAAGAATATGGAATACTGCCACCAGTACAGTGCTACGTCGGACAGTTAAATCAAGTGTTTATGAATATTTTAAATAATGCTATTGATGCTTTAGCTGATGTCAGAAATAGAAAGTTGGAATTGGCAAGTGTAACGGATGGGGAAGGGCAAAATTTTCCGAGTTTACCTTTGGCTTGCGATGTATTGCCTTCGATTCGCATTCGCACGACGATTTTGGAGAATAATCGGGTGGCGATCGCAATTTCGGATAATGGTCCAGGAATGGCAGAGTCTGTTAAATCTCGGATATTCGACCCATTTTTTACTACTAAACCAGTCGGCAAAGGTACTGGTTTGGGACTGTCAATCTCCTATCAGATTGTGGTGGAAAGACACAGGGGCGCGCTGCGCTGCATTTCCGCGCCCGGTGGGGGAACTGAATTTGCGATCGAGATTCCAATTCGACAGAGGTAA
- the corA gene encoding magnesium/cobalt transporter CorA, with amino-acid sequence MAYKSINTSSAVAKTIKDDDDSYVDYFYDDPGAPPGTLDLEPDAAPPEIVLIDYCEASASKAKLENPQEAAAYLDTESVSWVDLLGLGNKETWRQMGEVFNLHEMAQEDVVNVPQRPKVVDYEEHILIIAWMVMIKPNSENFHKEQVSFILGKHYLLTVQEEPDYDCFGPVRDRIRKGQGTIRKHKADYLAYTLLDSIIDGFFPVLELYGERIEELEDEVVMHPTRKTLEKIYKIRRELLTLRRAIWPQRDAINTLIRDSSDLISPEVRIYLRDCYDHTVQVMDMVETYRELSSGLMDVYLSSVGNKMNEIMKLLTVISSIFIPLTFVAGVYGMNFNTEKSPLNMPELNWYFGYPLCWGLMLAIASTLVYFFWRRGWFENFSTLKDD; translated from the coding sequence ATGGCATACAAAAGCATAAATACTTCTAGTGCAGTTGCAAAAACAATAAAAGATGATGATGATTCCTACGTTGACTATTTTTATGACGATCCGGGAGCGCCTCCAGGAACTCTCGACTTAGAACCAGATGCCGCACCTCCCGAGATTGTATTAATTGACTATTGCGAGGCATCAGCTTCTAAAGCAAAATTGGAAAATCCTCAAGAAGCTGCTGCCTATTTAGATACAGAATCTGTTTCTTGGGTCGATTTATTAGGATTGGGAAACAAAGAAACTTGGCGACAAATGGGCGAAGTGTTTAATTTGCACGAGATGGCTCAGGAAGATGTAGTTAATGTTCCCCAGCGACCCAAAGTTGTAGACTATGAAGAACACATTTTAATCATTGCTTGGATGGTGATGATTAAGCCAAATTCAGAGAATTTCCACAAAGAACAAGTAAGTTTTATTTTGGGCAAGCACTATCTGCTAACTGTTCAGGAAGAACCAGACTATGATTGTTTTGGCCCGGTGCGCGATCGCATTCGTAAAGGACAAGGAACTATTCGCAAGCACAAAGCAGATTATCTGGCCTACACTCTCCTAGATTCGATTATAGATGGATTCTTCCCAGTATTAGAACTATACGGAGAGCGGATTGAAGAGTTAGAGGATGAAGTGGTGATGCACCCCACCCGCAAAACCCTGGAAAAAATCTATAAAATTCGCAGAGAATTGCTGACGCTGCGCCGCGCCATTTGGCCGCAGCGCGATGCCATTAATACGCTAATTCGAGATAGCAGCGATTTGATTAGTCCAGAAGTGCGAATTTATCTGCGCGACTGTTACGATCACACGGTGCAGGTGATGGATATGGTGGAAACCTATCGAGAGTTATCTTCGGGTTTGATGGATGTTTACTTGTCTTCGGTAGGCAATAAGATGAATGAAATTATGAAATTACTGACGGTGATTTCGAGTATCTTTATTCCTCTAACTTTTGTGGCGGGAGTATACGGGATGAATTTTAATACAGAGAAATCACCGTTGAATATGCCAGAACTGAATTGGTATTTTGGCTATCCGCTTTGTTGGGGGCTGATGCTAGCGATCGCCTCTACTTTAGTTTACTTCTTCTGGCGGCGCGGCTGGTTTGAGAATTTTTCTACTCTTAAGGATGACTGA
- the rnc gene encoding ribonuclease III, with translation MIYPGRQKQLEVLIEKLGLPKNAAIKWHFVDLALTHASASAKANYEQLEFVGDAVVRLAASELLFEIYPDCAVGEFAAIRSILVSDRILAKIADSYGFDRYLIVSSSAAADKTGAVPRLADSLEALLAALYLSTQTLELIRPWLDGHFQRLAAEIRSDPARQNYKAALQELTQGKYKTLPKYSVRETGTVQGGEDRFTAEVHIQGELVAEGKGRSIKAAEQSAAQVAFSQLTVDS, from the coding sequence ATGATTTATCCGGGTCGCCAAAAGCAACTTGAAGTATTAATTGAAAAATTGGGACTGCCGAAAAATGCTGCGATCAAATGGCATTTTGTCGATTTAGCTTTGACTCATGCGAGCGCGTCTGCTAAGGCAAATTACGAGCAATTAGAGTTTGTAGGCGATGCTGTGGTGCGGCTGGCGGCGTCAGAATTGTTGTTTGAGATTTATCCTGACTGTGCGGTAGGAGAGTTTGCGGCTATTCGATCGATCTTGGTGAGCGATCGCATCCTTGCTAAAATCGCTGACAGTTACGGGTTCGATCGCTATTTAATCGTTTCCAGCAGCGCCGCAGCCGACAAAACAGGCGCGGTGCCCCGGCTGGCAGATTCTTTGGAAGCGTTGCTGGCTGCCCTTTATTTGAGTACCCAGACGTTAGAATTAATTCGCCCTTGGTTAGATGGTCACTTTCAACGTTTAGCGGCGGAAATTCGCAGTGATCCGGCCCGCCAAAACTACAAAGCTGCTCTCCAAGAGTTGACTCAAGGCAAATACAAAACTTTACCCAAATATAGCGTGCGAGAAACCGGGACAGTACAGGGCGGCGAGGATCGTTTTACTGCCGAGGTTCACATTCAGGGAGAGTTGGTAGCAGAGGGAAAAGGTCGATCGATCAAAGCGGCCGAACAATCAGCGGCTCAGGTAGCTTTTAGTCAGTTGACAGTTGACAGTTGA
- a CDS encoding Gfo/Idh/MocA family oxidoreductase encodes MKIGIAILGAGRWGVNLIRNFLEHPNSQLLAVVDQNRDSLVAVQKQFNLHPSVILATDWSQVQGLPGLDAVAIATPASTHYTLATAALKQGYHVLVEKPLALNLSEAIELCELAQKQQRQLFVDHTYLFHPAVDRGQRIIQQHQLGNLRYGYAQRTHFEPVRHDVDALWDLAVHDIAIFNTWLQQTPIQVRATGTVFPKPEGPSGSLMVTRGIQEEGINQEEGLADLVWVTLIYPDGFQAFIHLCWLNPDKQRRLTVVGSLGTLIFDEMLPETPLILQRGGSNRGGEEDNFAESAIPYGIASPRVPQPSSIRYREVLNLEQVEPLRRVCDRFLNCVQTNTPCPTSSGSASVELIGILSALSKSLELGGQPLIPF; translated from the coding sequence ATGAAAATCGGAATAGCTATATTGGGTGCGGGCCGCTGGGGAGTTAACCTAATTCGCAACTTTCTCGAACATCCCAACAGCCAACTGTTAGCGGTGGTAGACCAGAATAGAGATTCATTGGTGGCTGTTCAAAAACAGTTTAACCTGCATCCCTCGGTGATTCTAGCTACCGATTGGTCACAAGTGCAAGGATTGCCAGGACTGGATGCTGTGGCGATCGCCACTCCAGCTTCTACACACTACACCCTCGCAACCGCAGCCCTGAAACAAGGCTACCACGTCTTAGTAGAAAAACCCCTTGCCCTCAACCTCAGTGAAGCAATAGAACTCTGCGAATTAGCCCAAAAACAGCAGCGGCAACTCTTCGTCGATCACACTTATTTGTTTCATCCCGCAGTCGATCGCGGCCAAAGGATTATTCAGCAGCATCAACTCGGAAACTTGCGCTACGGTTACGCCCAGCGCACCCATTTTGAACCGGTACGGCACGATGTTGATGCCCTTTGGGACTTGGCAGTTCACGATATCGCTATTTTTAATACTTGGCTGCAACAAACCCCAATTCAAGTCAGGGCGACGGGTACTGTATTTCCGAAGCCAGAAGGCCCTTCGGGTTCCCTCATGGTAACAAGAGGGATTCAGGAAGAAGGAATCAATCAAGAAGAAGGATTAGCAGATTTAGTTTGGGTAACGCTGATTTATCCTGACGGATTTCAAGCATTCATTCACCTGTGCTGGCTAAATCCTGACAAACAGCGGCGCTTAACAGTTGTTGGCAGTTTGGGAACTTTGATTTTTGATGAAATGTTGCCGGAAACTCCTCTGATTTTGCAGCGCGGTGGTTCAAATCGGGGGGGCGAAGAGGATAATTTTGCCGAAAGTGCGATTCCCTACGGGATAGCTTCGCCGCGCGTGCCGCAACCCAGCAGTATCAGGTACCGAGAAGTGTTAAATTTAGAACAGGTAGAACCGCTGAGACGAGTGTGCGATCGCTTCCTCAACTGCGTGCAAACAAATACCCCCTGTCCTACCTCTTCTGGATCTGCTTCCGTCGAATTAATCGGCATTCTCAGCGCTTTGAGCAAATCTCTCGAACTCGGTGGACAGCCACTGATACCATTTTAG
- a CDS encoding ATP-binding protein, with product MVKLGQSSFRRILLSRILLLSVPVLLVGEYVTYRKARSTLLETARQNLTESAVRKAETIEQWAKSLKSNLIGASQNSMLQSVEPKDYQKFIAQLGQRLPAQVDCLQLTNLQTNQVIASTCGQQPIQSLPPNFWPTVQQQQTLLDDKSVYISLAWPVQRQGKENNNKQALDSEDFPEAGKEGRDSQVSLVLSAPVYIRRGNNRQLSYALSLQSALPVQTSAPKGSLAGYTVAIDQDGTILAHPNINRVGRNIDAEADADRLKSIVRRAIAGGQAFLHLFSFDKNGVELLAGYAAIPSPSTKEENSKWIILAVSRLDSALSGLEEIQQVLFNLIVGLVAASIIATLYLSRDLARPLEKLRDYALKVDTEAPEAVPQNFQIREFNQLSEALNSMVQRLRSWASELEVATKEAQVANQLKNEFLGNISHELRTPLNGIIGFIQIVRDGYCDDRDEEMEFLQRAHDSSMQLLNIINDILDIAKIESGTFSLMLEVVDITQVLEDAIELQAAQIQEKGLKLSLPEPHDPIIVHADPEKLKQVFLNVLSNAVKFTESGSISLSLRLESRNNSAIFNGSTPESMGQGGEADWVVVTIKDTGIGIDPEQQQKLFQPFVMADGSTTRKFGGNGLGLAISRRIMESMIGSITLHSTGVNQGTSVMISLPVNQQSSFYFHSQDLVTEKGNFKSYD from the coding sequence ATGGTTAAGTTAGGTCAATCCTCCTTTCGCCGTATTTTACTGTCGCGGATTTTGTTGCTGAGCGTACCTGTTTTACTGGTGGGGGAGTATGTTACCTATCGCAAGGCACGCTCGACGCTTCTGGAAACTGCTCGTCAAAACTTGACAGAAAGTGCCGTCAGAAAAGCAGAAACTATTGAACAGTGGGCAAAATCCCTGAAGTCGAATCTGATCGGCGCTTCCCAAAACTCGATGTTGCAGTCTGTCGAGCCCAAGGATTATCAAAAGTTTATCGCGCAATTAGGGCAGCGGTTGCCAGCCCAGGTAGATTGCTTGCAATTGACTAATTTACAGACAAATCAAGTGATCGCGAGCACTTGCGGGCAGCAGCCGATTCAGTCCCTGCCTCCCAATTTTTGGCCCACCGTGCAGCAGCAGCAAACGCTGCTGGACGACAAGAGCGTTTACATCAGTCTGGCGTGGCCCGTGCAGCGGCAGGGGAAAGAAAACAACAATAAGCAAGCTTTGGATAGTGAGGATTTTCCAGAGGCGGGTAAAGAAGGCCGCGACAGCCAAGTCAGTTTGGTGTTGAGCGCTCCTGTTTACATTCGTCGGGGCAACAACCGGCAGTTGAGTTATGCTTTGAGTTTGCAGTCGGCCCTGCCGGTGCAAACCAGCGCTCCTAAGGGTTCTCTAGCGGGCTACACGGTGGCGATCGACCAAGATGGCACGATTTTGGCACACCCGAATATCAACCGCGTCGGCCGCAATATCGACGCCGAGGCAGACGCCGATCGACTAAAAAGTATTGTCAGAAGGGCGATCGCAGGCGGACAAGCTTTTCTCCACCTGTTTTCCTTTGACAAAAATGGGGTAGAGTTGCTAGCAGGATACGCAGCGATACCGAGCCCTTCAACTAAAGAGGAAAACAGCAAATGGATTATTTTAGCTGTCTCTCGTTTAGATAGCGCTCTGTCCGGTTTAGAAGAAATTCAGCAAGTTTTATTTAATTTAATTGTTGGTTTGGTTGCTGCTAGTATCATCGCCACTTTATATTTATCTCGCGACTTAGCGCGTCCTTTAGAAAAACTCAGAGACTACGCGCTCAAAGTGGATACAGAAGCGCCCGAAGCAGTGCCGCAAAATTTCCAAATTAGGGAATTCAACCAACTATCAGAAGCACTCAACAGCATGGTACAGCGCCTCAGATCCTGGGCGAGTGAATTGGAAGTAGCCACCAAGGAAGCGCAAGTAGCCAATCAGTTAAAAAATGAATTTTTGGGCAATATTTCTCATGAATTGAGAACACCACTCAACGGGATTATAGGTTTTATTCAGATTGTGCGGGACGGCTACTGCGATGACCGAGATGAAGAGATGGAGTTTTTGCAGCGGGCGCACGACTCGTCAATGCAATTGCTCAATATTATTAATGATATTTTGGACATTGCTAAAATAGAATCCGGCACCTTTTCCCTGATGTTAGAAGTAGTTGATATAACTCAGGTACTTGAAGACGCCATTGAGTTACAAGCAGCTCAAATTCAAGAAAAAGGTTTGAAATTAAGCTTGCCAGAGCCTCACGACCCAATTATTGTTCATGCCGATCCGGAAAAGCTAAAACAGGTGTTTTTGAACGTTTTGAGCAATGCCGTTAAGTTTACAGAGTCGGGCAGCATTAGTCTATCTCTGCGGCTAGAATCTAGGAATAATTCTGCTATTTTTAACGGCAGTACCCCGGAAAGTATGGGTCAGGGAGGCGAAGCCGATTGGGTGGTGGTGACAATTAAAGACACCGGAATTGGTATCGATCCCGAGCAGCAGCAGAAATTGTTTCAACCTTTTGTGATGGCTGACGGTTCTACAACTCGCAAGTTTGGCGGTAACGGTTTGGGCTTGGCTATCTCGCGCAGGATTATGGAATCTATGATCGGAAGCATTACCCTGCACAGCACGGGTGTAAATCAAGGTACTTCGGTGATGATTTCTTTGCCTGTCAATCAGCAGTCAAGTTTTTATTTTCACAGTCAGGACTTGGTAACAGAAAAGGGAAATTTCAAAAGTTATGACTGA
- a CDS encoding class I SAM-dependent methyltransferase: MISPLLEMLATLQDASPTKLRVLDLGCGNGSLSHVIAEHGCEVVGVDTSAPGIAISRQSFPECQFLQADIYELPDLDMLHSFDVVLAVEVIEHLLYPKELAKNAHKCLKPGGTLIISTPYHGYLKNLAMALTGQLDKHFTVLWDNGHIKFFSVQTLTKLLISEGYTDIEFKFAGRCPYFWKSMLCSSTFSGK, from the coding sequence TTGATATCTCCCCTTTTAGAAATGCTGGCGACACTTCAGGATGCCAGCCCTACAAAACTGCGAGTTTTGGATCTCGGCTGCGGCAATGGCAGCCTCAGTCACGTCATAGCAGAGCACGGCTGCGAAGTTGTCGGCGTGGATACTTCTGCACCTGGAATTGCCATCTCCCGTCAAAGTTTCCCCGAGTGTCAGTTTCTCCAAGCAGATATTTATGAACTCCCCGATCTCGATATGCTGCACTCATTTGATGTTGTCTTAGCCGTGGAAGTAATCGAACACTTACTTTATCCGAAAGAATTGGCAAAAAATGCCCACAAATGCCTCAAACCAGGAGGTACGCTAATTATTTCTACCCCCTATCACGGCTATTTAAAAAACCTGGCTATGGCTCTTACTGGTCAACTAGACAAACATTTTACCGTGCTTTGGGACAACGGTCACATTAAATTTTTTTCGGTACAGACCCTGACTAAATTATTAATATCTGAAGGATACACAGACATTGAATTTAAATTTGCTGGTCGTTGCCCTTATTTTTGGAAATCAATGTTATGTTCGAGCACGTTCTCGGGAAAATGA
- a CDS encoding DUF2811 domain-containing protein: MNPTVSIFAEIPETLHDSLKTYLETHPEWDLDRVFCAALSLFLLQNADSGTPEASRSYRQAARVYLETLFQSPQDLHSNNVTPSS; the protein is encoded by the coding sequence ATGAACCCAACAGTCAGTATTTTTGCCGAAATTCCCGAAACGCTGCACGATTCTCTCAAAACTTACCTGGAAACCCACCCCGAATGGGATCTAGACCGAGTATTTTGCGCGGCCCTGTCACTGTTTTTGTTGCAAAATGCCGACAGCGGTACGCCGGAAGCCTCGCGCAGCTACCGCCAAGCTGCGAGAGTTTATCTGGAAACTCTGTTTCAATCTCCTCAAGACTTGCACAGTAACAATGTAACTCCGTCGTCTTAA